In Phocoenobacter uteri, a single genomic region encodes these proteins:
- a CDS encoding helix-turn-helix transcriptional regulator, with protein sequence MNVNDTMVSKPKLCKMTTLSYPTIWRRIKAGRFPKPYPLSQNRVAWKLSEVQAWIEEQGKNVM encoded by the coding sequence ATGAATGTAAATGACACGATGGTCAGCAAACCTAAACTATGTAAAATGACGACGCTCTCCTACCCGACCATTTGGCGAAGAATAAAAGCAGGGCGATTTCCCAAACCTTACCCTCTTTCCCAAAATCGCGTTGCTTGGAAACTCAGTGAAGTTCAAGCTTGGATAGAAGAACAAGGCAAAAATGTAATGTAG